In the genome of Dehalococcoidia bacterium, the window GGCCCGCGTGCCGGTGACACTCACCATGTTGATGATGCGCCCGCCACCACGGGCCAGCATCCCGGGCACGACCGCCTGGTGGCAGAGGAACGCGCCGCGCACAATCACTTCCTGGCATTCCCACCACTGCTCGGCATCCACTTCCCAGTCGTTGCCGGCCGGTCCCGGTGTGCCGGCGTTGTTCACCAGGAGGGTGACCGGCCCTAGCTGCTGCTCCGTCTCCGCGACCAGGTGCCGCACCGCGGTCGCATCGCGGACATCGGTGGGCACCGCCACCACCCGCCCCCCGGCTGTGGCAATCGCCTTGCTCGTGTCCGCCAGCTCGTCGGCACTGCGGGCGGCCACGCTCACCGCCGCCCCCGCCTGTACCAGGGCAACAGCGACGGCGCGGCCGATGCCCCGACCGCCGCCGGTCACAATTGCCACCTGTCCGTCTAGCTCGCCCATGCCTCGCCCTCCGTGCTGGTCGCTGTCCCGTGCCGCGCCGCAGTATACCGCGCTAGCGTCGACGTCCCTCAGCCGACCGCCACCTGCTCGCTGAAACAGCCCTGCACCCCGCTGGCTGGGGCGGGTCGCCGGCGCCAACGCCGTCGCCGCGGCGGCACCGGCAGCGCCAAGCGCCACTCGTCGGACTCCGGCGTCCAACTCCACAGCGGTGCTTGCTCGGCCTGATAGCGGGCTGGAAGTACGCGCGGCGCGGTCTCCGTGGTCAGCTCGCCGCGGCGGTTCACCTTCACCGTGTAATAGGCGAGCGGCTCCTCGCCGTGCCCCACCGTCAGCGTCTCCTCCGACAGCCACACCAGGGCGTCCTGCCGGGCCACTGCCCGGTTGCCGTACACCCGCCAGCGGCGAAACTGCACGTAGCCCGCCCGGTCCAGCCGTCGTTCGTAGCGCACCGGCGCGAAGAGGCGCGCCAGCTCGGCCGGCTCCTGTGGTCTGCCGATGACCCAGGCCAGCACGCTCGCCGGCGTGCGCCGCTCCGGCCGGCGGGCCCGGTGTGTCCAATGCTCTTGGGCGTTGTACTGCTCCACCCAGCGGTCGTGCACCTGCTGCAACGCCACCCAGCTCGTCGCTTTGGCGAAGTCCCAGTCCGCCATCCGCCGCTGCACGTTGAAGGTCGTCTCGATGTAGGACTGCCAGGGCTGATGGTGCTCGATGCGCTTGTGCTCGATGCCGAGCGCGACGTAGATGGCCGTGGCCCGCTCGGCCTTGAAGATGCTGCCGTTGTCGCTGACCAGCTGCTCGGGACAGCCGTATTCCCTGAGCGCGGCGTAGAGCACCACCAGGTAGGCGTTGAGGTCCTGCCGTCGCGAGAGCGCACTGGCCAGGATGGCGCGGCTGTAGTTGTCCATGATGGAAATGCAGTACACAGGGTCATCGTCGATGCGGTGGACATCGATGTAGCGCAGGTCGACGGTCCAGTACTGGTGCGGGTAACGCGCGGCGAACGGCATCGCCTTGGGCGTCGTCGGCTGCTTCTGGGGACCCGGTAAACCGTACAGCGCCCGGTTGTGCTGCAGGATGCGGCCACAGGTGCTGCGGCTGAGGTCGATGCCGAACTCCTCCTTCAAGCGGCTGTGCAGCCGGAAGGCGCCCAACTCGGGATTCTCCTGGAGCTGGCGAGCAGTCTCCAGCGTGCGCAAGTCCACCTTCAGCGCCCGGCGCTTGCGGGCACGCGACTTGTCCGGGAGACCGGCAAAGTCCTCGGACACCCAGCGCCGCAGGGCGGTATAGACCGTCGGCCGGCTGGTTTCCAGATAGCCGGCGATGCTCTGGACGCTCCAGCCCTCAACATGAAGACGGATGATGGCCAACC includes:
- a CDS encoding SDR family oxidoreductase, which translates into the protein MGELDGQVAIVTGGGRGIGRAVAVALVQAGAAVSVAARSADELADTSKAIATAGGRVVAVPTDVRDATAVRHLVAETEQQLGPVTLLVNNAGTPGPAGNDWEVDAEQWWECQEVIVRGAFLCHQAVVPGMLARGGGRIINMVSVTGTRAYPPIMATSVAKTALLRMTEGLAQTAGPHGVHVFAVHPGVVKTRLLLSYKFGLPESVYAPAERAADLCVRLASGRYDALSGRFLTIDDDLDALGQRAAELAQQEQLLLRIKT
- a CDS encoding helix-turn-helix domain-containing protein, which translates into the protein MPATKRVRRRPTDDWTDLQFRLTWPEQVQYELIRPVVLFGLPPTARAEQTGVSPRTLARHADRFEAEGLTACFDQPAPARLSADIRQALRELKAEYPGLGLRELVGICAVRFGRRLSHHTVARVLAEAPLPTSATRRFAPYHQLPNATERRLAIIRLHVEGWSVQSIAGYLETSRPTVYTALRRWVSEDFAGLPDKSRARKRRALKVDLRTLETARQLQENPELGAFRLHSRLKEEFGIDLSRSTCGRILQHNRALYGLPGPQKQPTTPKAMPFAARYPHQYWTVDLRYIDVHRIDDDPVYCISIMDNYSRAILASALSRRQDLNAYLVVLYAALREYGCPEQLVSDNGSIFKAERATAIYVALGIEHKRIEHHQPWQSYIETTFNVQRRMADWDFAKATSWVALQQVHDRWVEQYNAQEHWTHRARRPERRTPASVLAWVIGRPQEPAELARLFAPVRYERRLDRAGYVQFRRWRVYGNRAVARQDALVWLSEETLTVGHGEEPLAYYTVKVNRRGELTTETAPRVLPARYQAEQAPLWSWTPESDEWRLALPVPPRRRRWRRRPAPASGVQGCFSEQVAVG